A single genomic interval of Neochlamydia sp. AcF84 harbors:
- the flgN gene encoding flagellar export chaperone FlgN translates to MIDEALKMAMSALVNVLRELLANMEEEQYAIMAQNAPAFQVIMNSREPLLNSMQAFRGAMVQEINKLKDLHPEHADFESDQERLKNLARLAGADNIELLTLRDQILALSEQMEKQNTYNKLLLGNQQNESDPENYSHQYKPRLAARVKPQKISGLPKQILQTIERAAEEN, encoded by the coding sequence AGCATTAAAAATGGCCATGAGCGCTCTCGTAAATGTTTTGCGTGAGTTGCTAGCCAATATGGAAGAAGAGCAGTATGCTATTATGGCGCAAAATGCTCCAGCTTTTCAAGTGATCATGAATAGTAGAGAGCCCCTTCTAAATTCTATGCAAGCTTTCAGAGGTGCAATGGTGCAGGAAATCAATAAGTTAAAAGACCTTCATCCCGAGCATGCTGATTTTGAAAGCGATCAAGAGAGGCTAAAAAATTTGGCTCGCTTGGCAGGCGCTGATAACATTGAGCTGTTAACTCTGCGGGATCAAATTTTAGCTCTTTCCGAGCAGATGGAAAAGCAAAATACCTATAATAAACTACTTTTAGGCAATCAGCAAAATGAGTCTGATCCTGAAAATTATTCCCATCAATACAAACCTCGACTAGCCGCTAGGGTTAAGCCTCAAAAGATTTCTGGTCTCCCTAAGCAGATTCTTCAAACAATAGAAAGAGCAGCCGAGGAAAATTAA
- a CDS encoding MFS transporter, with protein sequence MKVCQNTRYVFIGSHLLNAPLWAMYTLLVFIFYKDLHASPLQITLLISSKPVVAIASFYWNSFVEKRHDLLKKSIGCASMIGLLPCFFFPFIDNNWFYIFAFAVYMMASRAIIPAWMEILKIKIHTEARSKIFSVGSSINYLTSLFFPLFISRWMDNSPGIWRWGFFIAAAISLLSNFLLVTIPLPKEEPPHLNDKQNLKDTLVQPWRNFIKLMRARPDFAHFQLIFMCGGLGLMIMQPALPVFTLEVLHLSYTELVIAISVCKGIGFALTTRIWASFFNKINIYILTFLICFLATLFPIFLITASLHWIWVYVAYFVYGTMQAGSEMCWNLSGPKFARKENSAAFTGINVVLVGLRGCVGPFLGGYLGFIANSYLPLIVGGFFCLCGTGCAIYSSKKYVEKELLSKPT encoded by the coding sequence ATGAAAGTTTGCCAAAACACACGTTATGTCTTTATAGGGAGCCACCTCTTAAACGCCCCCTTGTGGGCGATGTATACTTTGCTAGTCTTTATCTTTTATAAAGATTTGCATGCCTCGCCTTTACAGATCACCTTGCTCATTAGTTCTAAGCCTGTAGTAGCTATTGCTTCATTCTATTGGAACTCTTTCGTAGAAAAAAGGCATGACTTATTGAAGAAGAGTATAGGATGTGCGAGTATGATAGGGCTTCTGCCCTGTTTTTTCTTCCCCTTTATCGATAATAATTGGTTTTATATCTTCGCTTTCGCTGTTTATATGATGGCCAGCCGAGCCATTATACCTGCATGGATGGAAATCCTAAAAATTAAAATTCATACCGAAGCAAGAAGTAAAATCTTTTCCGTGGGCTCTTCAATTAATTATTTAACCAGCCTTTTTTTTCCTTTATTTATCTCACGATGGATGGATAATAGTCCTGGCATTTGGCGCTGGGGATTTTTTATAGCAGCAGCGATAAGTTTATTGAGCAATTTTTTATTGGTTACTATCCCCCTGCCTAAAGAGGAGCCTCCTCATCTAAATGATAAACAGAATTTAAAAGATACCCTGGTGCAGCCATGGAGAAATTTTATAAAGCTAATGAGAGCACGCCCAGATTTTGCCCACTTTCAACTGATCTTTATGTGTGGAGGGCTAGGGCTTATGATTATGCAGCCAGCGTTACCTGTTTTTACGTTAGAAGTGCTACACCTTTCCTACACTGAATTAGTCATTGCTATCTCTGTTTGCAAAGGGATAGGCTTTGCGTTGACTACCCGTATATGGGCGTCATTTTTTAATAAGATAAACATTTATATTTTAACTTTTTTGATTTGTTTTTTAGCTACTTTATTCCCTATATTCTTGATAACAGCTAGCTTACATTGGATATGGGTGTACGTGGCTTATTTTGTCTATGGAACTATGCAGGCAGGCAGCGAGATGTGTTGGAATCTATCAGGGCCTAAGTTTGCTCGGAAAGAAAACAGTGCAGCCTTTACAGGCATCAATGTAGTGCTGGTGGGTCTTAGAGGATGTGTAGGACCTTTTTTAGGGGGTTATCTAGGATTTATTGCTAATTCCTATTTACCCTTGATAGTAGGAGGGTTTTTTTGCCTTTGCGGAACAGGGTGTGCGATATACAGTAGCAAGAAATATGTAGAAAAGGAGCTTTTGTCAAAACCTACTTAG
- a CDS encoding peptide chain release factor 3, whose product MSPLENKVDLQAEIFKRRTFAIISHPDAGKTTLTEKLLLYSGMLHTAGIVRGRKGRKAAASDWMAMEQERGISITSSAMQFPYKETLINILDTPGHEDFSEDTYRTLTAADCAIMVIDAAKGVEKQTRKLFEVCRLRKIPVLTFINKMDMPGRDPLDLMNEVENVLGIQSTAFNWPIGCGASFKGVYDRLEKQVLLFAKTSVGGAQKAEIARYPLNSPEIILLMGEEAHHSLMQELELLEMAGNPFDYKHFLAGNVTPVFFASALTNFGVEPFFDAFIHLAPPPQPRLVNLNNGEEKTLDPVEAPFSAYVFKIQANMDKKHRDSMAFLRICSGKFERDMLVKHHRTAKEVRLSRPHGMLAGERTIVDTGYAGDVIGVINPGVFSVGDTISTRGGFNFKPIPHFQPEIFAHVSPKDVGKRKSFDKGVYQLTEEGAIQLLKPYEYGAELIFAAVGQLQFEVMQYRLKDEYGVDTAVSSLPYKCSAWLLGDIKTFQKPSNSLIVQDRYNRPIALFTEPWEKQYAVKQNLEHQLVDIL is encoded by the coding sequence GTGAGCCCCTTAGAAAATAAAGTAGACCTGCAAGCTGAGATTTTTAAACGCCGGACATTTGCCATTATCAGCCATCCTGATGCTGGCAAAACTACCCTGACAGAAAAGCTATTGCTTTATTCCGGTATGCTTCACACCGCAGGAATTGTACGAGGGCGTAAAGGACGCAAAGCTGCCGCTTCCGATTGGATGGCTATGGAACAAGAACGAGGGATTTCTATTACCTCCTCGGCCATGCAGTTTCCTTACAAAGAGACATTGATTAATATTTTAGATACTCCTGGTCACGAAGATTTTTCTGAAGACACTTATAGAACTCTCACAGCTGCTGACTGTGCTATCATGGTCATTGATGCTGCTAAAGGGGTTGAAAAACAAACGCGTAAGCTTTTCGAAGTGTGCCGACTTCGCAAAATTCCAGTTTTGACCTTTATTAATAAAATGGACATGCCTGGACGCGATCCCCTCGACCTTATGAATGAAGTAGAGAATGTGCTAGGTATTCAATCTACAGCTTTTAATTGGCCGATTGGCTGCGGAGCTTCTTTTAAGGGCGTATACGATCGATTGGAAAAGCAGGTGCTTCTTTTTGCAAAAACCTCGGTAGGTGGCGCACAAAAAGCTGAAATTGCTCGTTATCCTCTTAACAGCCCTGAAATTATTCTGCTCATGGGAGAAGAAGCCCACCATAGTTTAATGCAAGAGCTAGAATTATTAGAAATGGCTGGTAACCCTTTTGATTATAAGCATTTCTTAGCAGGTAACGTGACTCCCGTATTTTTTGCATCGGCTTTAACCAATTTTGGTGTTGAACCTTTCTTTGATGCCTTTATCCATCTTGCCCCGCCTCCCCAGCCTCGCCTAGTTAACTTAAACAATGGAGAAGAAAAAACGCTCGACCCTGTGGAAGCACCGTTCAGTGCCTATGTTTTTAAAATACAAGCTAACATGGATAAAAAACATCGTGATAGCATGGCTTTTTTAAGGATTTGCTCGGGTAAATTTGAACGCGACATGCTTGTTAAGCATCATCGTACGGCTAAAGAAGTGCGCCTTTCGCGCCCTCATGGCATGCTAGCTGGAGAACGTACCATTGTGGATACGGGCTATGCTGGCGATGTAATCGGTGTAATTAACCCAGGTGTATTTTCCGTAGGCGATACCATTTCGACTAGAGGAGGTTTCAACTTCAAACCCATTCCGCATTTTCAACCCGAAATTTTTGCGCATGTTTCTCCCAAAGATGTGGGCAAGCGTAAATCCTTTGATAAAGGTGTTTACCAATTAACAGAAGAAGGAGCCATACAGCTGCTTAAACCTTACGAATATGGCGCTGAGCTAATCTTTGCTGCTGTGGGGCAGCTCCAGTTCGAAGTGATGCAATACCGCTTAAAGGATGAATATGGTGTCGACACAGCGGTCTCTTCCTTACCCTACAAATGCAGTGCTTGGCTACTGGGTGACATTAAAACTTTTCAAAAACCTAGTAACAGCTTAATCGTCCAAGACCGTTACAATCGGCCGATTGCTTTATTTACTGAGCCATGGGAAAAGCAGTATGCTGTTAAACAAAATCTTGAGCATCAGCTGGTAGATATCCTTTGA
- a CDS encoding AMP nucleosidase: MEEDCTYNFNVNPLEEKIATDTLERYSGSTVQDFQPYLLLTNFPRYVRQFANDRNLPILEGSMFSVAHSPEEKVSILDFKIGSAAAALIIDLCAFLPIRAALLLGMCGGLRKHHKIGDYFVPVAGIRGEGTSDFYFPQEVPSMANFLVQKCVSNVLDQQNSTYHIGITHTTNKRFWEFNENFKSRLEKTRPQAIEMECATLFMASYYHKLPLGALLLISDLPLGKDGVKTKQSSEKVYQDYTIDHVDKGVKIMLELDATLNHQAKGVFRGARRRFESPKIAISEV, encoded by the coding sequence ATGGAAGAAGATTGCACTTATAACTTCAATGTAAATCCCTTGGAAGAAAAGATTGCTACAGATACTTTAGAGCGTTATTCAGGCTCGACCGTGCAAGATTTTCAACCTTATCTGCTGCTTACTAATTTCCCTCGCTATGTTAGGCAATTTGCCAATGATCGGAATCTACCTATCCTAGAGGGATCTATGTTTTCTGTAGCTCACTCCCCAGAGGAAAAAGTAAGTATCTTGGATTTCAAAATAGGGTCTGCAGCAGCAGCTCTTATCATCGATCTTTGTGCTTTTTTGCCTATTCGTGCCGCTTTGCTACTAGGTATGTGTGGAGGCTTGAGAAAGCATCATAAGATTGGAGATTACTTCGTGCCGGTGGCAGGTATAAGAGGAGAAGGCACCTCGGATTTTTATTTTCCGCAAGAGGTGCCTTCGATGGCTAATTTTCTTGTACAAAAATGTGTAAGTAATGTTCTTGATCAACAAAATTCCACTTATCACATTGGCATTACCCATACTACGAACAAGCGTTTTTGGGAGTTTAACGAAAACTTTAAAAGCCGTTTAGAAAAAACACGTCCACAAGCGATAGAAATGGAATGTGCCACCCTTTTTATGGCTAGCTATTACCATAAGCTTCCCCTTGGGGCGCTTCTGCTTATTTCCGATCTGCCTTTAGGTAAAGATGGAGTGAAAACTAAACAAAGCTCCGAAAAAGTTTATCAAGATTATACGATCGATCATGTAGATAAAGGCGTGAAAATTATGCTTGAACTGGATGCGACCTTAAATCATCAAGCCAAAGGTGTTTTTCGAGGAGCAAGGCGCCGCTTTGAGTCACCTAAGATAGCCATCTCTGAAGTTTAG